The Mangrovivirga cuniculi genomic sequence TATTGCAGGAAAGCAACGAAAAACTCAAAATTTCCAGATGGATTAATATTGGTTCTGAAGTGGTAATAAAATTTGTCTGTCATATTACCTTCAAAAAATAATCTGGTCCGGGCTAAGTTATATCCTCTGCTAATATTATCTATTGAATCAGGCACATCACTTCTGATATTAAAATTATAACGGAATTGAGTATATAAACCGATATTTAAGCTAAAATTCCCATCGTCAGACTTTACATACATAGGATGAAATTGTGTGGTGTCAAACCCTGCGTTTTGAGCTGATAATCCTATGTTGCTAAAGAAAATAAGCCAAAGAAAGATAATTAGAGGGGGAATATACTTTTTGTAAGATTTCATAATTGGTATAGTTTTTATTCATATTAAAACCTTATTTCTGCTGTGACCATTAATGTGTTACCGGTAGCACCTAATAATAAAGGATAGCTTAAGTATCCTACCGGGCTATTTTTAACATACATGATTTCAGGGTTTATCCTGAAAACCTCATTTTTGAAAGGGTAAATGTTTAAGCCAACTCCATAGTCATATGGATCACCTTGATTACCATAGATCTTTGAGTAATATCCATAAAGCATCAATGTTTTACTAATTAACATCTTGGATGCCTGAACCTGGAATCCATTATCATCAAAATTTGTAAATGGTACAGGCCCATTGGCTTCTAATTTTGATATCCACCTCATATAAAATTCGGTGAAGAGAGAAAATCCATGGTATTTGATAGTGAAGTGGGGTGAGAACATTTCATATTTAGCATCAGTAACACGAATGTTTTCTCCAAATGTTCCGGTGGAAAAAAGAGTTCGTCCATCAGATAATCTTATTTGTGAGTTTTCCGGGGCTTCAGTTCCAGGTTGCGATTGATCTGTTTCATTACTTCTGGTAAACGCTGCTGAGATTTTAAATGCCGGATCCTCAGAATAATTAAAATCACCAAAACGGGCTATTTGTCCAAAATTTTCAGAAGCGTAGTATATCAAGCCACTAAAAGTATCGAATCCATCATCTAATTGACCTGCATCGATACCAAGTTGAGATAAGTTATTTCCAAGCATAACCTTGTAATACAGGTTTTTGGCAATCTCTCCCTGGACCCATATTCCGGTAGTAAATGAAGCCCTGAAATATTCTTCACTTATGGGGCGGGCATCCGTTCTTAACCATCCCGGAAATTGTCCATGCAAAGTTCTGGTACTTGGTAATCCGGTTATCCCGACTCCTAAATCCAGATACTTATTAAATTTGTACTGCAAATTACCACCCACGACCACTTGAGCACCTAGTCCCTGACTGGTATTAGAAGTCCAGACATATAGCAAATACCTGAATTTAGGAGTATGAACAAAGCCATTAAAATAGAGCATGATTTTTTGAAACTGGAGGTCATTTCTCGGGTCAAGAGTAATTTGGTTTCCATTTTCAAATGTGTAAGTATCGTTATCATAAAATTGGTTTAGATACCTCATTTGTCCATAAAAGCTAAATTTTACAGAGGCAAAATTTCCTTTATATAAATTTATTCCCTGGCCAGGCTTATGAACATCTGTTGTAGATGTGTCGGAAGAATATGGTGCTGAAGGTATTTGCGAATAAACTGGTTGAAATAACAAGATGAATGCTATCAACAGATATAATCTTAATTGATTTTCCATGTGTAGTAAATAAAAATGAGCGGCAACATAAATATCACCCTATTAATTTAACATATTGTTTCTGAAATTATAATAAAAGCATATATTTTTGTATTAAAATAATATATTATCGATTACTGTTTCGGTTATGTGTTTTAATAGTTCTATTAATATTGTAAATTCTTGCAAAAGAAATTTGAATGGGATTACTAAAGAAAATCATAAGAAAGACAGAAAGCCAGTTTGATAAAATACAGTACGAAGTCAAAGAAAAGTTTGGCTTGTTTGACGAGGTCATCATTTATCCTTTCAGGGGATATGGAAATCAAAACCGCGCTGTAATTCAGGGGAGAATATTAGAAAAGGAACCAATCATACACGAAGATAAAGAGTTGCCTGATACTTTCTGGACGAATTTAAAGAAAACCTGGAAACGATATGAAAGTGATGAAATTCCCGGGGTAAGCATTAAAGGAGAATTATATGGTTATGAAGCCCGTTGTACCAGTGATAATGAAGGGTACTTTACTTTAGAATTTAATGATATCGAATCTGTCTCTCTTGTCAATGGATGGCATAATGTCAATTTGGAGATAACAGACATGCCTTTTGATCTCGATTATAATAAAACAGCATTGGGAGAGATATTGATTTGTGAACAGCAAAATCCATTTGGGATAATTTCAGATGTTGATGATACCATAATAGTTTCAGATGCAATGCATTCAATTAAACGTATCATTACAATGATTTCTAATGATGCACCCTCACGGGTACCATTTGAAGGGGTGAGTGAATTTTATCATGGGTTGATCCACCATAACAGGAATCCTTTATTTTTTGTTTCAGGGAGTTCTTATAATTTATATGATATGCTTGTAAACTTTTGTGAACATCATGATATTCCCAAAGCACCATTTATTTTACGAGATCTTGGAATCGATAAAACACAGTGGATAAGACAAGATTCGGAACCCTATAAAATCTCCAATATTGAAAAAATATTTGAAATGTATCCCAAATTAAAGTTTATATTAATAGGAGATAGCGGTCAACACGATCCGGAAATTTATTTAAAAGTATACCAGGAGTATCCGGATAGAGTGTTAGCTATTTACATCAGGCATGTTTATACTGATGAAAGAAAAGTGGAAGTGGAGAAAATGTCAGATCAGACCAAGGTTCCATTCTTAATTATGGAAACATCAAAAGATGCATATTCACATGCAAAAGAAAATGGCTGGATAAATTAATGAATTCTAAACAATATTAAATTAATAGCTGTTTGAGTTATTAGTATAATTTATTATAATTAAATCAATCAACATCAATATTCTATGATCAAATTAAACAACCTTATCGGATTAATGGCCTTCATATTGATATTAACATCATGTGGGCAAAAATCAGATGATTCCGGAAGCTTTGAAGAAACATCGGAAGAAGCGGCGGAAGAAATGGAAGCATCCATAAGTACTGAAGAAGTAACCTATGAAACTGACACCACAAGTATGGTAGGTTATATTGCTTACAATGAAAGTATTGAAGATAAAAGGCCTGGAATTATTATCGTGCACGAATGGTGGGGACACAACGAATATGTCAGGGAAAGAGCTGAGATGCTTGCGGGCATGGGATATACTGCCATGGCAATCGATATGTACGGAAACGGAAAACAAGCTGCCCACCCGGAAGATGCTCAAAAGTTTTCGGGTATGGTTATGAGTAACATTGATGCTGCAAAGGCACGTTTTAGTGCAGCTATGGAAATGTTAAAAGAACACCATTCTGTTGATTCGAAACAAATTGCTGCAATCGGATACTGTTTTGGTGGTAGTGTAGTATTGACTATGGCTAACGCAGGAATGGACCTGGATGCAGTTGCTGCTTTTCACAGTGGTGTACAACTTCCGATCATGCCAAATGAAGACCTTACAGCTAAAGTATTGGTTTGTAACGGAGCAGCTGATCCATTTGTAACCCCGGAATCCGTTGCTGCATTTACATCTGCAATGGACAGTATAAAAGCAGATTATAAATACGTAGCTTATGAAGGAGCCAAGCATGCTTTTACAAGTAAAGGTGCTGACTCTTTAGGCCAGAAGTTTGAACTACCTCTTGAGTATAATGCTGAAGCTGATGAGCAATCATGGGATGAGCTTCAGGAATTATTAAATGAGACTTTTAATTAAGAATACTTAATAAAAGGTTAAAAGAGGATGTTTTTGGCATCCTCTTTTTTTATATTTTTTCCCGATATTCATGGTCTTCAAAAGTCTTTTCAATCTGAAGAGTGGAGTGATCAATACCGAATTTATCTTTTAGCATTTCACGTATTTTGAAAATATCCTGATCTTCGCATCCTCCTGGAATCACTAAATGTGCAGTTAAAGCAGTTTCAGTAGTACTCATTGCCCAGATATGAAGATCATGCACCTCCTCAACTCCCTCAAGCCGGCTTAGCATTTCCTGAACTTTATCAATATCAATATCACCGGGAACCGCATCAACAGCTAGTTTTATGGAGTCTGAGAGTAAATTCCATGCTCCATATAAGATCACCAATACAATCAGGATACTCAGAGTAGGATCTACCCAATATGCTCCGGTAAATTTCATAACCAAACCACCGATCAATACTCCCAGGGTAACCGCCGCATCAGCAGCCATATGAAGAAACGCTCCTTTGATATTCAGGTCATTCTGACCTTTCATAAAAAGCAGGGCAGTTGCAGTATTGATCACAATACCTATAGCTGCGACGATCATTATCGTATTACCCGGTACCTCCACGGGAGACTGAAATTTCTGGACAGCATCATAAAGAATAAAAACGGCAGCCCCAATTATAAGTAGCCCATTAAACATCGAGGCCAGAATTGTCGTTTTTCTCAGGCCATATGTATATTTCCCGGAAGGTTTTTTCTCACAAATCCAAATTGCTGCCCAGGCTAATATCAGGCTAAAAACATCGGATGCGTTATGGCCGGCATCTGCAAGCAGGGCAGAGGAATTAATAAGAATTCCATAAAAAGCTTCAATTGCAACGTAGGCGGAATTTAATATAATACCGATTGCAAATGCTTTACCAAAGCTTTTTGGTGTATGAGAATGACTGTGATCGTGCGCCATAATATTAGCAAAATAAATATTGCCTATTAAATCACCTAACTAATTTTACCTAAAACACACCTTAAATATATTAGTTGCGAGTTTAGATATTATAATTAATCAATGATGATGTCCACCTCCTTCACCTTTAGTCATTTCAGCTAAAATATAATAAGCATTGTTCCAGGCGAATTCTGTATTATCAGTGATATCTTCCAGTAATTTTACTTCTATCCAACCATTATTTTTAAACCCTGTTTTGACCTCAACAGGTTGAAATTCCCATTCTTCGGTTCTTTTTTTAACTTTAAAAACAAGGTGATTTTCTCCTTTTCTCGCTATTGCCGATTCAGGTAATGCCGTGGTTTTTTGATCTCCCGTCAATATTCTCCCTCTTACATACATTCCAGGAATCAAAAGGCCCTCTTTATTTTCAATCTCTGCATGAAGATGAATCGCTTTTGGATCCTGCTCAAATGCCTTTCCAACCGAATAGACATTTGCAGTTAGTTCCCCATCAACAGATTCAACATTAAATACCACTTTCTGACCAACTGCTACTTTATGTACGTCTTTTTCAAATATCATGAGATCTGCGTGAATATGATCTGTGTTAACGATTTCAAACATAGCAGTTTGGGGAGCGACATATTGCCCGGTCATTACTTCCACAGACAGGATGGATCCTTTTATCGGACTGTATACCGGGACTCTTTCAAAGATTGTTCCTCCCTGGATTCGTTTAAGGTTCAAGCCCAATAGCTTTAATTGTGCTTCGTAGCTTTTTAATAGTGCTTTTGCTGAATTGAATTCGGCTTTGGTTTTTTGATATTCTTTTCCCGAACCAACATTTTCATCATACAAGTTCTTCTGCCTGGTAAACTCATCTTCCAGATATTGAAGCTCATTCCATTTTTCTAAGTATTGAGCCTGAATTTTTATCAGGTCTGGATGAGTTAACCAGGCTAAAATTTTTCCTTTTTCTACAATATCTCCCTCAATTACATTGATCGAAGTGATATTCGCACCAATTATTGCAGTGACACGGGCTTCATTTTGTGGAGGTACCTTTAATTGGCCATTAGATTCAACATAATCAGACATATTGATCATTGGTAATTTACCGGTTTTTATATTCAGGGCTTCAACTTGTTGATTAGATAAATGAACTACATTACCGGTGCTTTCTTCATGATCGTGATGATCTTCTTCCTTTCCAGCCTGCTGATCATTACAAGCGCCCAATAGCAGAATACTGCTTATAAATATTATCGATCTATATATATGCATTTTATTTAATTTAAA encodes the following:
- a CDS encoding App1 family protein; this translates as MGLLKKIIRKTESQFDKIQYEVKEKFGLFDEVIIYPFRGYGNQNRAVIQGRILEKEPIIHEDKELPDTFWTNLKKTWKRYESDEIPGVSIKGELYGYEARCTSDNEGYFTLEFNDIESVSLVNGWHNVNLEITDMPFDLDYNKTALGEILICEQQNPFGIISDVDDTIIVSDAMHSIKRIITMISNDAPSRVPFEGVSEFYHGLIHHNRNPLFFVSGSSYNLYDMLVNFCEHHDIPKAPFILRDLGIDKTQWIRQDSEPYKISNIEKIFEMYPKLKFILIGDSGQHDPEIYLKVYQEYPDRVLAIYIRHVYTDERKVEVEKMSDQTKVPFLIMETSKDAYSHAKENGWIN
- a CDS encoding dienelactone hydrolase family protein produces the protein MIKLNNLIGLMAFILILTSCGQKSDDSGSFEETSEEAAEEMEASISTEEVTYETDTTSMVGYIAYNESIEDKRPGIIIVHEWWGHNEYVRERAEMLAGMGYTAMAIDMYGNGKQAAHPEDAQKFSGMVMSNIDAAKARFSAAMEMLKEHHSVDSKQIAAIGYCFGGSVVLTMANAGMDLDAVAAFHSGVQLPIMPNEDLTAKVLVCNGAADPFVTPESVAAFTSAMDSIKADYKYVAYEGAKHAFTSKGADSLGQKFELPLEYNAEADEQSWDELQELLNETFN
- a CDS encoding cation diffusion facilitator family transporter; amino-acid sequence: MAHDHSHSHTPKSFGKAFAIGIILNSAYVAIEAFYGILINSSALLADAGHNASDVFSLILAWAAIWICEKKPSGKYTYGLRKTTILASMFNGLLIIGAAVFILYDAVQKFQSPVEVPGNTIMIVAAIGIVINTATALLFMKGQNDLNIKGAFLHMAADAAVTLGVLIGGLVMKFTGAYWVDPTLSILIVLVILYGAWNLLSDSIKLAVDAVPGDIDIDKVQEMLSRLEGVEEVHDLHIWAMSTTETALTAHLVIPGGCEDQDIFKIREMLKDKFGIDHSTLQIEKTFEDHEYREKI
- a CDS encoding efflux RND transporter periplasmic adaptor subunit; this translates as MHIYRSIIFISSILLLGACNDQQAGKEEDHHDHEESTGNVVHLSNQQVEALNIKTGKLPMINMSDYVESNGQLKVPPQNEARVTAIIGANITSINVIEGDIVEKGKILAWLTHPDLIKIQAQYLEKWNELQYLEDEFTRQKNLYDENVGSGKEYQKTKAEFNSAKALLKSYEAQLKLLGLNLKRIQGGTIFERVPVYSPIKGSILSVEVMTGQYVAPQTAMFEIVNTDHIHADLMIFEKDVHKVAVGQKVVFNVESVDGELTANVYSVGKAFEQDPKAIHLHAEIENKEGLLIPGMYVRGRILTGDQKTTALPESAIARKGENHLVFKVKKRTEEWEFQPVEVKTGFKNNGWIEVKLLEDITDNTEFAWNNAYYILAEMTKGEGGGHHH